In Trifolium pratense cultivar HEN17-A07 linkage group LG7, ARS_RC_1.1, whole genome shotgun sequence, a genomic segment contains:
- the LOC123894815 gene encoding cytosolic endo-beta-N-acetylglucosaminidase 1, translated as MNPRHLEPYINRQFLIKIRNILRLISQTTQSLMANPTSSPSSSPPPPFDPKQPSIPISYPIKTLQDLQSRTYFDSFHYPFNKSSVPISSSLLPNRRRLLVCHDMAGGYIDDKWIQGGTNPDAYAIWHWHLIDVFVYFSHSLVTIPPPSWINTAHRHGVKVLGTFITEWDEGKANCDILLSTKESAQMYAERLAELAVQLGFDGWLINMEVELDRGQISNLKEFVDHLSLTMHSSMPGSLVIWYDSVTIDGKLNWQDQLNKYNKPFFDICDGIFVNYTWKEDNPRLSAAVAGDRKFDVYMGIDVFGRNTYGGGQWNANVALDVIRKNDVSAAIFAPGWVYETKQPPDFETAQNSWWSLVEKSWGALRNYRRPLPLYSNFDQGRGYHISVDGNNVSDATWCNISCQGFQPLLELADPRNPIQVIIDLKEASYSGGGNMTFKGSLEEQTHFERKIFQGEFLLSELPIHFIYSVKSNGNSSLGLKLVFTSNEDENFYVLLTSQAVNHISSKFNKVITTREHKGSSPAWVINESSIAMNGYTLTEIHAVCFRSDSSLSDQIPSDYYALLGHLTIKSSDSKSDFPVSSSWLVDGKYIKWTSGSEGSKTLNIKISWTLKDGRNYPSLKYNIYLVKLSKQAGAGTTLEPTKEEYFGVAQVNCFYVSDLEVPSDTTSLKFIIQVCSVDGTIQALDESPYYELEVEEP; from the exons ATGAATCCTCGGCATCTAGAACCCTATATAAACCGCCAATTCTTAATCAAAATCCGAAATATCCTTCGTCTCATTTCTCAAACAACTCAAAGCCTAATGGCGAACCCAACTTCATCTCCTTCATCATCACCACCTCCACCTTTCGACCCAAAACAACCCTCAATCCCCATTTCATATCCAATCAAAACCCTTCAAGACCTTCAATCTCGTACCTATTTTGATTCCTTTCACTATCCTTTCAACAAATCTTCAGTTCCAATTTCATCTTCTTTGTTACCTAATAGACGTAGATTGTTGGTTTGTCATGATATGGCTGGTGGTTACATAGATGATAAGTGGATTCAAGGTGGTACTAATCCTGATGCTTATGCTATTTGGCATTGGCATTTGAttgatgtttttgtttatttttctcattctctTGTTACTATTCCTCCTCCTTCTTGGATTAATACTGCTCATCGTCATGGTGTTAAG GTGTTGGGGACTTTCATCACCGAATGGGATGAGGGAAAGGCTAACTGTGATATACTACTTTCAACGAAGGAGTCTGCACAAATGTATGCAGAACGTCTGGCAGAGCTTGCTGTTCAGTTAGGCTTCGATGGGTGGCTA ATAAATATGGAGGTAGAGTTGGATCGCGGAcaaatttctaatttaaaagagttTGTCGACCATTTATCATTAACAATGCATTCTTCTATGCCGGGGTCATTAGTGATTTG GTATGACAGTGTTACAATTGACGGTAAATTGAATTGGCAAGATCaactaaataaatataacaaGCCGTTTTTTGATATATGTGATGGAATATTTGTAAACTATACATGGAAG GAAGACAATCCAAGGCTCTCTGCTGCTGTGGCTGGTGATCGGAAGTTCGATGTATACATGggaattgatgtatttggaagGAACACATATGGCGGTGGACAGTGGAAT GCAAATGTTGCTCTTGATGTAATAAGAAAGAATGACGTCTCTGCTGCAATATTTGCTCCTGGATGGGTCTATGAGACAAAGCAACCACCAGATTTTGAGACTGCTCAGAATAG TTGGTGGAGTCTTGTGGAGAAATCTTGGGGAGCACTGCGAAATTATAGGAGACCACTGCCGTTATATTCAAATTTTGATCAG GGACGTGGTTATCATATTTCAGTTGATGGAAACAATGTATCAGATGCTACATGGTGCAACATTTCTTGCCAAGGCTTTCAG CCACTCCTTGAGCTTGCTGATCCTAGAAATCCTATTCAAGTTATTATAGA CTTGAAGGAAGCATCATATAGTGGAGGAGGGAACATGACATTCAAAGGATCTCTTGAAGAACAAACTCACTTTGAGAGGAAAATTTTTCAAGGAGAATTTCTATTGAGCGAGTTGCCAATCCACTTTATTTATTCT GTGAAATCTAATGGCAATTCTTCATTAGGACTTAAGCTTGTGTTCACTTCGAATGAAGATGAAAACTTTTATGTACTTCTAACATCCCAGGCAGTGAATCATATCTCAAGTAAATTCAACAAAGTAATCACAACACGTGAACATAAGGGATCTTCTCCTGCATGGGTTATAAACGAAAGTTCAATTGCAATGAACGGATACACGTTAACTGAAATCCATGCAGTCTGCTTCAGATCAGATTCCTCATTATCAGATCAGATTCCATCGGATTATTATGCACTTCTTGGTCATCTTACAATCAAGAGTTCCGATTCTAAGTCAGATTTTCCCGTTTCTTCTTCTTGGCTAGTTGACGGTAAATATATAAAATGGACATCAGGTTCCGAGGGTTCAAAGACGCTTAACATTAAAATTTCATGGACACTGAAAGATGGAAGGAATTATCCCTCTCTgaagtacaacatttatttggTGAAGTTATCAAAACAAGCCGGAGCAGGTACAACTTTAGAACCAACGAAGGAGGAGTACTTTGGAGTAGCACAAGTTAACTGTTTTTATGTTTCTGATCTTGAAGTTCCTTCTGATACTACTAGTCTCAAATTTATAATACAAGTGTGCAGTGTGGATGGGACAATTCAGGCATTGGACGAGTCTCCATATTATGAATTGGAGGTTGAAGAACCTTAA